One region of Peribacillus simplex genomic DNA includes:
- a CDS encoding NAD(P)-dependent oxidoreductase, which yields MASRKYKQEIHEKTIGIIGIGKIKKETAKIAKSFPLTVL from the coding sequence TTGGCATCACGCAAATATAAGCAGGAAATTCATGAAAAGACCATCGGAATCATCGGTATTGGGAAAATCAAAAAAGAAACCGCTAAAATTGCCAAGTCTTTTCCTTTGACCGTATTATGA